In Brassica rapa cultivar Chiifu-401-42 chromosome A06, CAAS_Brap_v3.01, whole genome shotgun sequence, a single window of DNA contains:
- the LOC103872286 gene encoding MLP-like protein 328: MSSLFVNAIINGVFVYIKGKGDNNLIIKINKTQFKIKQSKANRFSSLMAMSGTYVTDVPLKGTAEKHYKRWRSEHNLFPDAIGHHIQGVTVHDGDWDSHGTIKIWNYTRDGKEEMFKEMIEMDDEKMAVTINGLEGHVMEELKVYVVTFHFIPASEEGCICKVTMVWEKRNEDSPEPINYMKFVEMMVADMDDHILQDQE; encoded by the exons ATGTCGTCGTTATTTGTTAATGCAATTATTAATGGTGTGTTTGTGTATATAAAAGGAAAGGGCGATAACAATCTCATcatcaaaataaacaaaacacagtttaaaataaaacaatcaaaaGCTAATCGATTCTCATCATTAATGGCGATGTCAGGAACATACGTGACAGATGTGCCTCTAAAGGGTACGGCAGAGAAACACTACAAGAGATGGAGGAGCGAGCATAACCTCTTCCCCGACGCCATTGGCCATCACATCCAAGGAGTCACCGTCCACGATGGCGATTGGGACTCTCACGGCACCATTAAAATCTGGAACTACACTCGTG ATGGGAAGGAGGAAATGTTCAAGGAGATGATAGAGATGGACGACGAAAAGATGGCCGTGACGATAAATGGGCTCGAGGGTCACGTGATGGAGGAGTTAAAGGTGTATGTTGTAACATTTCATTTCATCCCCGCGTCTGAGGAAGGTTGCATCTGCAAAGTCACTATGGTGTGGGAGAAGCGGAACGAAGACTCTCCTGAGCCTATCAACTACATGAAGTTCGTCGAGATGATGGTTGCTGACATGGATGACCACATCCTCCAGGACCAGGAATGA